One genomic window of Xanthobacter dioxanivorans includes the following:
- the tnpB gene encoding IS66 family insertion sequence element accessory protein TnpB (TnpB, as the term is used for proteins encoded by IS66 family insertion elements, is considered an accessory protein, since TnpC, encoded by a neighboring gene, is a DDE family transposase.), with product MQGLSLLVQEGLKRDPNGGDLFVFRGRSGSLVKILWHDGVGLSLYAKRLERGRFVWPSAKDGVVALTHTDLACLLDGIDWRNPQRTWRPEAVG from the coding sequence ATGCAGGGTCTGTCGCTCCTCGTCCAGGAGGGGTTGAAGCGCGATCCGAACGGTGGCGATCTCTTCGTCTTTCGGGGCCGCAGCGGATCGCTGGTGAAGATCCTCTGGCATGACGGGGTTGGGCTGTCGCTTTACGCCAAGAGGCTGGAGCGCGGACGCTTCGTCTGGCCCTCGGCCAAGGACGGCGTCGTGGCTCTGACCCACACGGATCTCGCCTGCCTGCTCGACGGGATCGACTGGAGGAACCCGCAGAGGACGTGGCGTCCGGAAGCGGTGGGATAG
- the tnpC gene encoding IS66 family transposase — MADLPEDITALKAALAASERRADLAEIERDEALADAANAKAKASGIEALVAHLTLRIEKLKRELYGTRSERTARLLDQLEMQLEDAEAALSEDELAAEHAAVKTTTVASFERRRRGGRKPFPEHLPRERVVVPGPSACSCCGSDRLRKLGEDVTETLEAIPRRWKVIQTVREKFTCRDCERISQAPAPFHPTPRGFLGPNLLAMILFDKFGQHQPLNRQSERYAREGIELSLSTLADQVGACAHVLQPLHDLIAAHVLAAERLHGDDTTVPILAKGKTVTGRIWTYVRDDRPFDGQGPPAALYYASPDRTAEQPQEHLAGWTGILQADAYSGYGRLYAEDRSPRPLIQALCWSHAKRKFFELADIAKNARRGKNAASISPMALEAVKRIDALFAIEREANGLHAAERLAIRRERSLPLLADFENWMRTERARLSRHADVAKAMDYMLTKWDAFARFTTDGRICLSNNAAERALRGIALGRRSWTFAGSKRGADRCAFMLTMIATAKLNDVDPQAWLADVLARIADMPQSRLPELLPWNWAAAPHQDQAVAA; from the coding sequence ATGGCCGATCTGCCGGAAGACATCACCGCCCTGAAGGCCGCGCTGGCGGCATCGGAACGGCGTGCCGACTTGGCCGAGATCGAGCGGGACGAGGCTCTCGCGGATGCGGCCAATGCGAAGGCGAAGGCCTCCGGCATCGAAGCCCTCGTCGCCCATCTGACGCTGCGGATCGAGAAGCTGAAGCGCGAGCTCTACGGCACGCGCTCCGAGCGCACGGCCCGACTTCTCGATCAGTTGGAGATGCAGCTTGAGGACGCCGAGGCGGCTCTGAGCGAAGACGAACTCGCCGCAGAGCATGCCGCGGTGAAGACGACGACGGTGGCCTCCTTCGAGCGCCGTCGCCGCGGCGGCCGCAAGCCGTTCCCCGAGCATCTGCCGCGCGAGCGCGTCGTGGTACCCGGTCCCTCCGCATGCTCCTGCTGCGGCTCGGATCGCCTGCGCAAGCTTGGCGAGGACGTCACTGAGACGCTGGAGGCGATCCCCCGCCGGTGGAAGGTGATCCAGACGGTACGCGAGAAGTTCACCTGCCGGGACTGCGAACGGATCAGCCAGGCGCCGGCACCGTTCCACCCGACCCCGCGAGGGTTCCTCGGCCCCAACCTCCTGGCGATGATCCTGTTCGACAAGTTCGGACAACACCAGCCGCTGAACCGGCAGTCGGAGCGCTATGCCCGTGAGGGGATCGAGCTGTCGCTGTCGACGCTGGCCGACCAGGTAGGCGCCTGCGCTCATGTCCTTCAGCCGCTGCACGACCTCATTGCCGCCCACGTCCTCGCCGCCGAGCGCCTGCATGGCGACGATACGACGGTGCCGATCCTGGCCAAGGGGAAGACCGTGACGGGCCGGATCTGGACCTATGTGCGCGACGATCGTCCCTTCGACGGCCAGGGCCCGCCGGCGGCCCTATACTATGCCTCCCCGGACCGCACGGCCGAGCAACCCCAAGAGCATCTGGCGGGATGGACTGGCATTCTCCAGGCCGATGCCTACTCGGGCTATGGTCGCCTCTATGCTGAGGATCGAAGTCCCAGACCGCTCATCCAGGCGCTTTGCTGGAGCCATGCCAAACGGAAGTTCTTCGAGCTCGCCGACATCGCGAAGAATGCCCGGCGCGGAAAGAACGCGGCGTCGATCTCGCCGATGGCGCTGGAGGCGGTCAAGCGCATCGATGCACTGTTCGCAATCGAGCGCGAGGCGAACGGTCTGCATGCCGCCGAGCGTCTGGCGATCCGCCGCGAACGCTCCCTGCCGCTCCTCGCCGACTTCGAGAACTGGATGCGCACCGAACGGGCGCGCCTGTCGCGCCACGCCGACGTCGCCAAGGCGATGGACTACATGCTGACCAAGTGGGACGCCTTTGCCCGCTTCACGACCGACGGGCGCATCTGCCTGTCGAACAACGCTGCGGAGCGAGCCCTGCGCGGCATCGCCCTTGGCCGCCGCTCGTGGACCTTCGCCGGTTCGAAGCGCGGCGCCGATCGCTGTGCCTTCATGCTGACGATGATCGCCACCGCCAAGCTCAATGATGTCGATCCGCAGGCCTGGCTCGCCGACGTCCTCGCCCGCATTGCCGACATGCCCCAAAGCCGGCTGCCTGAACTCCTGCCATGGAATTGGGCCGCGGCACCCCATCAGGATCAAGCCGTAGCTGCCTGA
- a CDS encoding GGDEF domain-containing protein, with product MILSALTIAVCVLLILLIRTLHLALLHSQEVEEQLEVLAVTDQLTGLPNRRAFDLALASEMQRAARHRTPLAVLLIDVDHFKRINDRHGHGVGDVVLTRVARQLARSIRRPGDFAARYGGEEFVAILPATDVAGATFIAERMRSAIESMKPCPTEPSLENVTISIGVAVDQIEPSSPPSLLVNRADRALYDAKGGGRNRVVVFPQDETASAVGTPALVACETHRTKGDSRRPAGT from the coding sequence ATGATCTTGTCGGCGCTCACCATCGCCGTGTGCGTGCTTCTCATTCTGCTGATCCGGACCCTACATCTCGCGTTGTTGCACAGCCAGGAAGTGGAGGAGCAACTCGAAGTGCTCGCCGTCACGGATCAATTGACCGGTTTGCCCAATCGCCGCGCCTTCGACCTTGCTCTCGCCTCCGAGATGCAGCGGGCGGCGCGGCACCGGACGCCTCTCGCGGTCCTGCTGATCGACGTGGATCACTTCAAGCGCATCAATGATCGGCATGGGCACGGTGTCGGCGATGTGGTGCTAACCCGGGTCGCTAGGCAGCTCGCTCGCTCGATTCGCCGACCCGGTGACTTTGCCGCTCGATATGGTGGAGAGGAGTTTGTTGCCATTCTGCCTGCCACCGATGTGGCCGGGGCCACCTTCATCGCTGAGCGAATGCGCTCAGCGATCGAGTCGATGAAACCTTGCCCGACCGAGCCGTCGCTAGAGAACGTGACCATCAGCATCGGGGTTGCAGTCGACCAGATTGAACCCTCCTCGCCACCAAGCCTGCTCGTGAACCGGGCGGATCGCGCACTTTATGACGCCAAGGGCGGCGGGCGAAATCGCGTGGTTGTCTTTCCGCAGGATGAGACAGCCTCTGCCGTCGGGACGCCTGCCCTCGTCGCCTGCGAAACGCATCGCACGAAAGGCGACTCGCGTCGCCCCGCTGGAACCTAG
- a CDS encoding cache domain-containing protein — protein MATLIVIIITVQGLTLWRSYQETWLLALRSAENVLNTISSSISRNLSVLDLSLRGAQEAVATSGLSDLSPELRQMVLFDRATGAQFLGSMLVLDREGAIVYDSGSVQPRKGNFSDRDYFEAQVRGRGDTYVSAPFESRLRAGDPSIALSRRLTGPNGRFEGVVIAALRIAFFQSLLDHVDLGPRSVVALTRIDGTVIFRHPSTDGKGNTGVSLATSPVFQRMVRWPREAFADRSVFDGVSRYYLHTRIEGYPLILSVGISTEAALS, from the coding sequence GTGGCAACGCTCATTGTCATCATCATCACTGTACAGGGGCTGACGCTCTGGCGCTCCTATCAGGAAACATGGCTGTTGGCGCTTCGCTCGGCCGAGAACGTGCTAAACACGATTTCATCGAGCATCAGTCGAAACCTCAGCGTGCTCGACCTCTCCCTGCGTGGGGCGCAGGAGGCTGTCGCAACATCTGGTTTGAGCGACCTCAGTCCTGAGCTTCGCCAAATGGTCCTCTTTGATCGGGCAACTGGCGCGCAGTTCCTCGGGTCCATGCTCGTGCTCGATCGAGAGGGAGCCATCGTTTACGATTCTGGGTCGGTGCAGCCACGGAAGGGCAATTTTTCCGATCGGGACTATTTTGAAGCGCAGGTCCGAGGCCGGGGCGATACGTATGTCAGTGCTCCCTTCGAAAGCAGGCTGCGGGCGGGTGACCCGAGCATTGCCCTGAGCCGGAGGTTAACCGGCCCAAATGGACGGTTCGAAGGTGTGGTCATCGCAGCGCTGCGTATCGCCTTCTTCCAGTCGCTGCTGGACCATGTGGATCTCGGCCCAAGGAGTGTCGTCGCTCTGACACGCATCGATGGCACGGTCATTTTTCGACATCCATCGACGGACGGAAAGGGCAACACGGGTGTGAGCCTTGCCACATCGCCCGTGTTCCAACGCATGGTAAGATGGCCCCGAGAAGCCTTTGCTGACCGCTCCGTCTTCGATGGGGTGAGCCGATATTACCTTCACACCAGAATTGAGGGATACCCCCTCATCCTGTCGGTCGGGATTTCCACCGAAGCGGCCTTGAGCTAA
- a CDS encoding sensor histidine kinase: protein MAEPLEPVNLNGLLADLAAELSASGPPVTLIVSPPHILPLRRMALHRALRNLLENAQRYGAGATVGISPAGTETFIIIDDAGPGIPEADLERVFDPFERLETSRSRETGGAGLGLPIARAILRAHGGEVSLSNRPEGGLRATVRLPAANQGAKSSGERVA from the coding sequence GTGGCGGAGCCCCTGGAGCCGGTGAACCTGAACGGCCTGCTGGCCGATCTTGCGGCGGAGCTTTCCGCATCGGGCCCACCCGTCACCCTCATTGTGTCGCCGCCGCACATCCTCCCGCTCCGCCGGATGGCGCTGCACCGCGCGCTGCGCAACCTCCTGGAGAACGCCCAGCGCTATGGAGCGGGCGCGACGGTCGGGATCAGCCCTGCCGGGACAGAGACCTTCATCATCATCGACGATGCCGGACCGGGCATCCCGGAGGCGGATCTGGAGCGGGTGTTCGACCCCTTCGAGCGGCTGGAGACCTCCCGCTCGCGCGAGACCGGCGGCGCAGGCCTCGGCCTTCCCATCGCCCGCGCCATCCTGCGCGCCCATGGGGGCGAGGTGAGCCTGTCCAACCGACCGGAAGGCGGGCTGCGGGCAACGGTCCGCCTGCCGGCAGCGAACCAAGGGGCCAAAAGCTCGGGTGAACGCGTCGCGTAA